The Thermothelomyces thermophilus ATCC 42464 chromosome 6, complete sequence DNA segment GACAATCTGGATGAGATCGACTGGGAGTTCTTTGGCGGCAACAAGACCACCGCCCAGAGCAACTACTTTGGGAAAGGCGTCATCCCCGATGTCCCCAACGCCGTCTACCACCAGATCCCCGGCAGCGTGTCGGACGATTTCCACAACTACACCACTGTCTGGACCAAGGACTACTTGGACTTCTACATCGACGGAGACAAGGTCCGCACCCTGCTGCCCCAGGACGCCAACAACTCGTACTACTACCCTCAGACTCCCATGAGGCTGTCCATCGGCATCTGGGCTGGCGGTGACCCGCGCTTACCCCAAGGCACGCGCGACTGGGCCGGCGGCACCACCGACTACTCTCAGGGCCCCTTCGAGATGCTCGTCAAGAGCGCTCACATCACCGACTTCAGCAGCGGCAAGGAGTATGTCTACACCGACAGGAGCGGCTCGTGGGAGAGCATAAAGATTGTCGAGTAAGTTTCAGAGGCGGCTTCCCCCttcagagagagagagagagagagaaagccGAGGCAACTTAGCTGACACATATATCAATTTTGCCAGGGGTAACTCCACCGTCAAGGAGATCCTCGAGAAACCGCCCGAGAAGTCGCTCTCGGAGAAATGGGCTGACCTGCCGCAAGGCTCCAAGATCGCCATCTACGCCTGCGCGTCCGGCTTTGTCGGCCTGTTGTTCTTCGCGGGCCTCTTCTACTGCATCCGACAGCGGCGCCGCGGCGCGCGCGAGGCcaaggccgccgaggcccgcgccgaggccgagcgccTCGAGCTCGAGCGCTACCGCAAGGCCGGCATCGACCCGGACAGCTTCGCCTCCGACTCGCAAGCGCACGAGTACAACGCCAAGGAGATGCGCCGCGACGGcttcgtcgacgacgacagcTACAGCGTGCACGACTCGCCCGCCGCCAACCCCATGACCCCGGCCTCCCCGCTCGACCACAGGTACGACTCCGCGGCCGCCACGGCCCTGGGTGCGAgc contains these protein-coding regions:
- a CDS encoding glycoside hydrolase family 16 protein (CAZy_ID 267784); translated protein: MMWPSSVRASGAAGAALLVWSALVGNAAAQVHTDCYPMNQTCPPDPAFGLDVNFNFNTTPNVDVWETQVGPVTWDPENGAGFTITKQGDSPTIRTKFYYFWGRTEVHMKAAKGTGVISSIMMLSDNLDEIDWEFFGGNKTTAQSNYFGKGVIPDVPNAVYHQIPGSVSDDFHNYTTVWTKDYLDFYIDGDKVRTLLPQDANNSYYYPQTPMRLSIGIWAGGDPRLPQGTRDWAGGTTDYSQGPFEMLVKSAHITDFSSGKEYVYTDRSGSWESIKIVEGNSTVKEILEKPPEKSLSEKWADLPQGSKIAIYACASGFVGLLFFAGLFYCIRQRRRGAREAKAAEARAEAERLELERYRKAGIDPDSFASDSQAHEYNAKEMRRDGFVDDDSYSVHDSPAANPMTPASPLDHRYDSAAATALGASAAGGAAAAAAAASSSPTRSPVVPRLSDRAQPPRVGTPGPPSPRHAPSSPGQGSVRSPSSPQHYPEPPSRSQTSPRIGSPGPQQMAHPQPQRSFTTDAYRDPGHDGQGGGGYNGGNGQGYGQQGGRGNDGYWGYAR